A window from Photobacterium atrarenae encodes these proteins:
- a CDS encoding alpha/beta hydrolase produces MKWKLRLLKLALTSFLVLLQWPITVYAEQGEPQTAVFPKPDGRYQIGFHQFEITEHNKWIQVSAWYPSGSRATGERATYVIPAVAKVLQDKGFPETEYQGLPPSWSFVDLPTATGKHPVLIYNHGFSTFPRQSMTRFEYLASHGYITLALGHPEDTMAIERETGEVIVQLAENAFQAVDEADLATFIAGLKRMSTAKSQIEWQDALGVALKTQVSNTTKRFDTWYANNMILIRAFDKIQSGAISTPLQNHLDLEAIASFGHSYGGNVSVILANKNPAIKVSVNLDGALFNWTMNEKRQVPTCFFYANQGESYPGLNDSLFNDTIPVCSLTFNDANHMSFTDLTYTMADESGKVNGYPIGQEINRKLKDYFDTHLKQANRWPPEPNENIIQK; encoded by the coding sequence ATGAAATGGAAATTAAGATTATTGAAGCTGGCGCTCACCAGTTTTCTCGTGCTATTACAATGGCCAATCACTGTTTATGCCGAGCAAGGAGAACCGCAGACAGCGGTCTTTCCAAAACCTGACGGCCGGTACCAAATTGGTTTTCATCAATTTGAAATCACTGAACATAATAAATGGATTCAAGTGTCTGCCTGGTATCCCAGTGGATCACGGGCAACGGGTGAGCGGGCAACTTATGTGATCCCGGCAGTAGCTAAGGTACTTCAGGACAAAGGCTTTCCTGAAACTGAATATCAAGGACTCCCGCCGTCTTGGTCTTTTGTTGATTTGCCCACAGCTACGGGGAAACATCCAGTTCTAATCTACAATCATGGCTTTAGTACGTTTCCGCGTCAAAGTATGACTCGGTTTGAGTACCTCGCCAGCCATGGCTACATCACCCTTGCGCTCGGTCACCCGGAAGACACGATGGCCATAGAAAGGGAAACAGGAGAAGTGATTGTTCAGCTTGCTGAAAATGCTTTTCAAGCGGTTGACGAAGCTGATCTGGCTACGTTTATCGCAGGCTTAAAGCGTATGTCGACAGCGAAATCTCAAATTGAGTGGCAAGATGCGCTGGGGGTCGCCCTGAAAACACAAGTGTCAAACACCACCAAGCGTTTTGATACCTGGTATGCCAATAATATGATCTTGATCCGGGCATTCGATAAAATCCAGTCCGGCGCAATTTCGACGCCCCTCCAAAACCATTTAGACTTAGAGGCAATCGCCAGTTTCGGTCATTCTTACGGTGGTAATGTATCGGTTATTCTGGCCAACAAAAATCCAGCAATCAAGGTGAGCGTCAATCTTGATGGAGCGCTGTTTAACTGGACGATGAATGAGAAACGTCAAGTCCCCACGTGTTTCTTTTACGCCAACCAAGGTGAGTCGTATCCGGGTCTCAACGATTCCTTATTTAATGACACGATTCCCGTGTGTTCATTAACTTTTAACGACGCGAACCATATGAGCTTTACCGATCTGACTTACACCATGGCAGATGAGTCCGGGAAAGTGAATGGCTATCCCATTGGTCAAGAAATTAATCGTAAACTAAAAGATTATTTCGACACGCACCTGAAGCAAGCGAACCGTTGGCCGCCAGAGCCGAACGAAAATATCATCCAAAAATAA